From Bdellovibrionales bacterium:
CCTCATGAGCGCGGCACCAAGAAGTTTCTTGAACGTAATGAATGCAAAAAAAGATAAAGGTTAATTTTTAATTTAATTTAAATAAATATTCGGAGGCTAAAATGGCTTTAAGTAAAAATGATGTAATCGATTTTCTATCTAACATGTCTGTCCTTGAAATCGCGGGTCTTGTAAAAGAACTCGAAGAAAAATGGGGCGTTTCAGCTGCTGCACCTGTTGCAATGGTTGCTGGTGGCGGCGGAGCTCCTGCAGCTGCTGCTGAAGAAAAGACTGAGTTCGACGTGATGTTAATGGATGGCGGCGCTCAAAAAATTAACGTGATCAAAGAAGTTCGTACTCTTACAGGTCTTGGCCTTAAAGAAGCGAAGGATCTCGTTGAAGGAGCTCCTAAAGCTGTTAAGACCGGCGTAACTAAAGAAGAAGCTGCTAAAATGAAAGAAGTTTTAGAAAAAGCGGGCGCTAAAGTAGAAGTGAAATAATTGCTCCGCGCAGTTTCTACGCACATCGCGTTAAGTATTAGTTAGTATTAGTTGTTCTAGGGGTTGTTTGCCCCTAGAATTTTGCATTGGTCAACACACCACTCTTATTGACAAGGAGACGGAATGGCTACCACTCCGATTACTGCTTCAAATATTCGAATTCGCAAAACTTTTGCAAAAAACAAAGTCGCGATCGAAATCCCCAATCTGATTGAACTACAAAAAAAATCTTACGAGAGTTTTCTTCTCAAAGACACAGATCCAGACAAACGAAATAGTGATGGATTAAACGGTGTTTTCAAGTCGGTCTTTCCAATCAGCGACTTTAACAACACTGCAAGTCTTGAGTTCGTGAGCTATGTACTTGAGCCCTCAAAATACGACGTTGATGAATGTCGCCAAAGAGGAATGACGTATGCAGCTCCCATCAAGGTCACTCTTCGCTTGATCGTCTTCGAAGTCGAAGAGGAAACAGGCGCACGCAGTATTACTGCGGTGAAAGAGCAAGAGGTTTACCTCGGCGAAATCCCATTGATGACAAAGAGCGGATCTTTCATCATCAACGGAACAGAGCGAGTTGTCGTGAGTCAGCTCCATCGTTCTCCAGGTATCTTCTTTGATGATGACGGTGGTAAAAACAGCACCTCGGGCAAAATTCTTTTCTCGGCTCGCGTGATCCCATACCGTGGATCTTGGCTCGATTTCGAATTCGATCAAAAAGATTTGATCTACGTTCGTATCGATCGTCGTCGTAAATTCCCGGCGACCATCGTCCTTAAAGCCCTCGGTTATAACGACGAGCAACTCTTAGATTATTTCTATGACATCGATACTGTTCGCATTACTAAAAAAGGCGATATCTTCCGTGACTTCGACGTTGAAAAAATGTCGGGTCAAAGAGCGCTTTCAGACATCATCGATCCGAAAACGGGTGAAGTGATCGTTAAGGGTGGTCGTCGTATTACTCGCGCAGCCATTAAGCGCGCGAAAGAGCTCGAAATTAAAGAAGTGGCTCTCTCTAAAGAAGATCTGATCGGTAAAGTCGTAGCCAATCCGATCATCGATGATTCCACTGGCGAAATTATCGCGGATGTGAACGCAGAGCTTTCTCTCGACTCAGTTAACCGTATTATCGCTGCCGGCATCCGTGAGATGAACTTGATCTTCTTTGATGGTCTTGCTGTCGGTCCTTACCTTCGCAATACATTGTTGATCGATAAAGTGACCACGATGGAAGAAGCTAAGCTCGAAATCTATAAGCGCTTGCGTCCTGGTGAGCCACCAACGCCAGAAGCGGCTGAAGGTTTCTTTAATCGCTTGTTCTTCGATCCTGAGACTTATGATCTCTCTGAGGTCGGTCGTCTTAAGATCAATCACAGATTCAATATTCCTTTCGAAGAGACTCCGGTTTCTCACCGCACACTCACTCAACGAGACATCATGGAAGTGGTTCGCACTCTCATGGATCTTCGTAACGGTAACGGTAAAGTGGACGATATCGATCACTTAGGTAACCGTCGTGTTCGTTCTGTCGGTGAATTGTTAGAAAACCAATATCGTATCGGTCTTGTCCGTATGGAAAGAGCGATTCGCGAGCGCATGAGTCTTCAAGATGTTGAAACCATGATGCCGCACGATCTGATCAACGCGAAACCTGTAAACGCTGTCGTTAAAGAATTCTTCGGCGCTTCTCAGCTTTCTCAGTTCATGGATCAAACCAACCCACTTTCGGAAATTACGCACAAACGTCGTCTTTCGGCTCTTGGACCGGGCGGTTTAACTCGTGATCGTGCGGGTTTCGAAGTTCGTGACGTACATCCTACGCATTACGGTCGTATTTGCCCGATTGAAACTCCGGAAGGACCAAACATCGGCCTAATTGCTTCACTTGCGACTTACGCTCGAATCAATAACTATGGATTCATCGAGACTCCGTACTTAAAAGTCGACGCGAAGACGGTAAGTAAAGATGTGGTTTATTTATCAGCTCTCGAAGAAGCAGGTCACTACATCGCTCCGGCGACCCGTGAGCCTGTAAAAACTCTGAACGAAAACACAACTGTACGTATCGATGGTGAATACATCGGTATCGATTCCGAAAAAGTATCGTTGATGGACGTTTCGCCAAGCCAGCTCGTATCGATTGCTGCTTCATTGATTCCTTTCCTTGAGCATGATGATGCGAACCGCGCTCTCATGGGATCGAACATGCAACGTCAAGCGGTTCCACTCTTACGATCAAAAGCTCCTCTCGTGGGAACAGGGGTTGAAAAACTCGTGGCTCAAGACTCAGGAACAAGCGTTGTTGTACAAAACGACGGTATCGTTGAGGAAGTGGATGCGGCTCGTATCGTGGTTCGCCGTTTTGCTAAAGCCGGTGAGCTCGGAGCTAACGTCGACATCTACAACCTGACGAAATATCAACGGACGAACCAAAACACATGTTTTAACCAAAAGCCCATCGTTATCACTGGCGACATCGTTAAAAAAGGCGATATCATCGCCGACGGTCCATCGACAGAATACGGTGAATTGGCCCTTGGTCAAAACATCCTGGTCGCGTTCACTCCTTGGATGGGATACAACTTTGAAGATTCGATCTTGATCTCTGAGCGTCTTCTTCGCGAAGATGTTTACACTTCGATTCATATCGAAGAGTTCGAGTGCGTGGCGCGCGATACCAAGCTGGGTAAAGAAGAAATCACTCGTGATATCGCCAATGTGGGCGAGGAAGCCCTCAAAGATCTCGACACGAGCGGTATTATCCGTATTGGTGCGGACGTTCGCCCTGGTTCAATCCTTGTCGGTAAAGTCACTCCTAAAGGTGA
This genomic window contains:
- the rplL gene encoding 50S ribosomal protein L7/L12 — protein: MALSKNDVIDFLSNMSVLEIAGLVKELEEKWGVSAAAPVAMVAGGGGAPAAAAEEKTEFDVMLMDGGAQKINVIKEVRTLTGLGLKEAKDLVEGAPKAVKTGVTKEEAAKMKEVLEKAGAKVEVK
- the rpoB gene encoding DNA-directed RNA polymerase subunit beta — encoded protein: MATTPITASNIRIRKTFAKNKVAIEIPNLIELQKKSYESFLLKDTDPDKRNSDGLNGVFKSVFPISDFNNTASLEFVSYVLEPSKYDVDECRQRGMTYAAPIKVTLRLIVFEVEEETGARSITAVKEQEVYLGEIPLMTKSGSFIINGTERVVVSQLHRSPGIFFDDDGGKNSTSGKILFSARVIPYRGSWLDFEFDQKDLIYVRIDRRRKFPATIVLKALGYNDEQLLDYFYDIDTVRITKKGDIFRDFDVEKMSGQRALSDIIDPKTGEVIVKGGRRITRAAIKRAKELEIKEVALSKEDLIGKVVANPIIDDSTGEIIADVNAELSLDSVNRIIAAGIREMNLIFFDGLAVGPYLRNTLLIDKVTTMEEAKLEIYKRLRPGEPPTPEAAEGFFNRLFFDPETYDLSEVGRLKINHRFNIPFEETPVSHRTLTQRDIMEVVRTLMDLRNGNGKVDDIDHLGNRRVRSVGELLENQYRIGLVRMERAIRERMSLQDVETMMPHDLINAKPVNAVVKEFFGASQLSQFMDQTNPLSEITHKRRLSALGPGGLTRDRAGFEVRDVHPTHYGRICPIETPEGPNIGLIASLATYARINNYGFIETPYLKVDAKTVSKDVVYLSALEEAGHYIAPATREPVKTLNENTTVRIDGEYIGIDSEKVSLMDVSPSQLVSIAASLIPFLEHDDANRALMGSNMQRQAVPLLRSKAPLVGTGVEKLVAQDSGTSVVVQNDGIVEEVDAARIVVRRFAKAGELGANVDIYNLTKYQRTNQNTCFNQKPIVITGDIVKKGDIIADGPSTEYGELALGQNILVAFTPWMGYNFEDSILISERLLREDVYTSIHIEEFECVARDTKLGKEEITRDIANVGEEALKDLDTSGIIRIGADVRPGSILVGKVTPKGETQLSPEEKLLRAIFGEKAGDVKDTSLRVPSGVYGTVIDAQVYSREGSDRDERLQIILEEKRKKIEKDFSVEQNVIKNNALEELKKIIVGKKTTGALLNEDGTKKLLDKGALITSEDLETVPFELLSYIPLDSELEFQVSKIIDRSRNQLEAVKLVFDEKTDRLKKGDELPPGVIKMVKVYVAIKRRLQVGDKFAGRHGNKGVVSKILPVESMPYLADGTPVDMVLNPLGVPSRMNIGQILEVHLGWAARNLGVQLQTHIEKYKEDDARKALKDAFENDPEISKKIDGADEASLKKMIGAVSNGVHLATPVFDGAREIDVKRLLTKANVPDTGQMILHDGRTGERFENPVTVGIMYMLKLHHLVEEKIHARSIGPYSLVSQQPLGGKAQFGGQRLGEMEVWAIEAYGAAYSLQEFLTVKSDDVAGRTRMYESIVKGENVLEPGLPESFNVLVKELQSLGLNVELVESGLLSDSDNEEMTVDEDFLEQ